Genomic DNA from Spirochaetaceae bacterium:
CGGCGGCGCCTCGGCGGGACGCAGACCGCGGCCGGCCAGCGCTGCCGGCGCGGGCGCCTCCGCGGACGGTACGGACGCCTCCGGCGCCGGCCATTGCCAGAACGTGCCGCTCACCTGCGCGGACGCCGGCACGCGCAGGGTTGCCGGGTAGAAGAACGAGCGGGTCGGGTCGTGGTCCGGCACTGCCCGATCGGCGCGGCTCTGCCACAACCAGCGCACGCCGGCGTTGGTGATCCTCGCCCGTTGCAGCAGCGGCGGGCGTGCGCCGCCGGCGAGCAGCTCGTTCAGATCGGCGCTGCCGACCACCTCCCAGGTCAGGCTGGAGCGCCGGCCGGGAGCGCTGTCCTCGCCGCCCTCGAAACCGAGCAGCCCCGGCCAGTCGATCCGCTCCTCGCGGTCGCCGAAGTCGCGCAGGAACTCCGGATCCGAGAACACCTCCATTCGCGTGCGTACCGAGCTGCCTCGAAAGCGCGCGTTGCCGGCAAGTTCGATCCCGTAGCGCAGCGGGAACGCGGTACCGAACAACGTGGCCTCGTTCCAATGCGAGCGCCCGCTCTCGTCGACTGCCGTATATCCGCCTTGCGCCGGGCGGTAGAATATGCTGCGCGAGCGCGCCGCGCCGAGCTGGAAACTCACCTCTCCCGCGTCGGCCAGCGGCAGCGCGGCGGCGACGCCGCTGAACACGCCCAGGCGGGAATACAGGTCCAGCATCAGCTTCAGGTAGTGCTCCTCGCTGCGCGGATCTTCGCCGCGAATCTTGCGCAGGAACATGCCGCGCAACTCCTCGCGGTAGTTGCCCGGATCGGTCAGGCTGAGGACCGAAAACGGGTCCGCGTCGCGCTTGCGGCGGCCGATCAGGTACAGCGTGGTGTTCAGAAACAGCCCCTCGCGGTCGCGCACGCCGAGCGCGGGATGGAACACCAGTTCGTCGCCCGGCCACACGAAGTACGGCAGGTAGAACAGCGGCACGCGGCCGACGCGCAGGGTGGCGGACTGCATCGCCCACTCGCCCGGGGCGAGCAGCCACATGCGCTGCGCGCGCACCTCGTAGTTGGGCCGCAACGGATCGGGGCTCGACGAGAAGCTGACGTTGTCGAGGATGATGGTGCCGTCGGTCAGCCGGGTGATGGCGTCGGCGTTGAACGTGAAGGTAAGCGGTCCGGACTCGCCGCGGCGCCGTTGCCGGGTGGTCGCGTCCACGAACACCGCCTTGGAACTGTCCAGGTCGAACGACATGGACGCGGCCTGCACCGACTGCGCCTCTTCATCTTCCTGCGTTACCTCGTAGGAGACCTCGCCGCGTGCCGTGAGGAGCCGCGCGGTGCGGTCGTGAATCACCTCGTCGGCGCGGATCACGTGCACGGTGTCGGGATCGGTCTTGCGCACCACCACCTCGACGGCGCCGCGCAGGGCGACCGAGTCGGCCCCGGTATCCGGCGAGGTGGCATACTCCGCGTATCCGGCCTGCCGGACATGCACCACCTCGGACGGCTCGCCGGCGGCCGCCGGCGCAGTGGGCAGGCCGTAGAAGCCGCGCAGGCGCGCGGCCAACTCCGCCCGCGTACCGCGGTCGTCGAGGCCGAGCACGCGCACCTCGTCGAGCAGCTCGAAGTAGCCGGCTCCCGCGATGCGCTCGGACAGCGTGGCGCGAACCAGCACCTGACCGGACGGCGACAGCAGGCGCGCCTGCCGGCCGGCAGGCGCGGCGACGGCGGCCCCCGGCTCGGACTGGGCGCCGAGCAGGAACGGCATGGCGGTCAGCAGCACCGCGCACGCGGCGCCGGCGACGCGCCGTCCGGCGCCACACGGCCGCCCCCGGCGGTACCCGGTGGGGCGCTCCGTGACCGCGGGACCGCTCAGTCGGCCACCGCTCCGAGTACTTCGCGGAGAAACCGACCGGTGTGGGACGCCGGTGTCCCGGCAACCTGTTCCGGGGTTCCGGCGGCGACTATCCGACCACCGCGGTCGCCGCCCTCGGGACCGAGGTCCACGATCCAGTCGGCCTGCTTGACCACGTCGAGATTGTGCTCGATCAGCACCACCGTGTTGCCCTGCTCGACCAGCAGGTGCAGCACGTCCAGCAACTGGCGTACGTCGTCGAAGTGCAGGCCGGTGGTGGGCTCGTCGAGCAGGTACACGGTCTTGCCGGTGCTTCGCTTGGACAGCTCCAGTGCCAGCTTGACCCGCTGTGCCTCGCCGCCGGACAGGGTCAGGGCCGACTGGCCCAGCTTCACGTAGGTCAGGCCGACCGCGATCAGCGTGTTCAGGCGGCGCGCCACCGCCGGTATGACGCGGAAGAACTCGCCCGCCTCCTCGACGGTCATTTCCAGCACGTCGTGGATGTTGCGCCCCTTGTAACGGATGTCCAGGGTCTCGCGGTTGTAGCGCCGTCCCTTGCACACGTCGCAGGCAACGTACACGTCAGGCAGAAAGTGCATCTCGATCTTGATCTGTCCGCCGCCCTGGCAGTTCTCGCAGCGCCCGCCCTTGACGTTGAACGAGAACCGGCCCGGCTTGTAGCCGCGCGCCTTCGATTCGGGAAGCGCCGCGAACAGGTCGCGGATCGGCGCGAACAACCCGACGTAGGTGGCCGGGTTGGAACGCGGCGTGCGCCCGATCGGCGACTGATCGATGTTGATCACCTTGTCGACGTGTTCGACGCCGCGCAGCGCGCGGTGCGCGCCGGCCACCGCGCGCGTGCGCCCCACCCGGTTGGCCAGCGCCGGGTACAGCACCTCGCTGAGCAGCGTGGACTTGCCGGAACCCGAGACCCCGGTGATGACGCTGAACGTGCCGAGCGGCAACTCGACGTCGATGTTCTTCAGGTTGTGCTCGGTGGCGCCGAGCACCCGCAGCCGCTTGCCATTGCCGGGGCGGCGCGTGGCCGGGACCGCGATGGTGCGCGTGCCGGCCAGGTAGTGGGCGGTCAGCGAAGCCCGGCTGGCCAGCACGTCCTGCAACGACCCGGCCGCGGTGACCCGGCCGCCGTGCACTCCCGCGCCCGGCCCGAGATCGACGATGTAGTCCGCGAGGCGCAGGGTCTGCTCGTCGTGCTCCACCACGATCAGGGTATTGCCGAGGTCGCGCAGGTGGATAAGCGTGTTCAGCAGGCGCTCGTTGTCGCGCTGGTGCAACCCGATGGTCGGCTCGTCGAGGATGTACAACACGCCGACCAGCGCGGAGCCGATCTGGGTGGCCAGCCTGATGCGCTGCGCTTCGCCGCCCGACAGCGATGCCGCCCGCCGGTCGAGAGTAAGGTACTCCAACCCCACGCTGGCCATGAACGACAGCCGGTCGCGCACCTCCTTGAGGATCTGCGCGGCGATGTGGCGCTCGGTGTCGTTGAGCCGGACCCCGGCGAAGAAGGCGCCCGCATCCTGCACGCTCATGCGCGACACCTGGTCGATGTTGCGCGGCCCGCTGTCCGCGTCGAGCGTTACCGCCAGCGCCTCCGGGCGCAGCCTGGCACCGCCGCAAGCGCTGCAGTCATGGTGCCGCATGTACTGCTCCAGCCAATCCTTGACGCCCTGCGAGGAGCTGTCCCGGTGGCGCCGGCGCAGGTCATGCAGGATGCCCCGATAGCGCGTGGTATAGCGGTAGCTGCTGGTGCGCCGGGAGTTGCGGTAGTGCACCTCCACCTGCTCGCCGGAGCCGTGCAGCAGCACCTCCAGGATGTCCGGCGGCAGGTCGCTGAACGGCGTGTCCAGGTCGAAGCCGAAGTGGTCCGCGAGCGACTCGAACATGCTGCGATGCCAGGCGGCGTCGGGGTTGTACGGGGCCACCGCGCCCTGGTTGAAGCTGAGCCGCGGGTTGGGGATGACCAGCGCGGGATCGAACTCCATCTTCACGCCCAGCCCCGAACACTCGGGACACGCTCCGAACGGATTGTTGAAGCTGAACAGGCGCGGCTCCAGCTCCGGGAACGCCGCCCCGCACGCGCTGCACGCGCTGCTCTGCGAGAACTGACGCAACACCGGCTCGCCGTGTCTGGGCTCGACGGCCGCCGCGGTGCCGTTGCCCGCCTCCGCGGCGGCACGCCGCGCACCCGCCGGCCCTCCGGCCGGAATCGTCATCCCGTCCGATCCCGCCGGCACCGCCGCCCCGTGCGGTCCCGCCGGCACCGCGGCCCCCTGCGGTCCCGCCGGCACCGCCGCCCGCGCGCCGCGCGGCGCTTCGACGATCGCGGCCACCCGCCCAGACGCCAGCTCCAGCGCGGTCTCCACCGATTCGGCCAGCCGCTTGTGCACCTGCGGGCGGATCACCACCCGGTCGACCACCAGTTCCAGGGAGTGCTTGCGGTTCTTGTCGAGCTCGATTGCATCGTCGAGCGAACGGATTTCGCCGTTCACCCGCACCCGCACGAATCCTGCGCGCTTGGCGTCATCCAGGACTCTGCGGTGCTCCCCCTTGCGCCCGCTCACCACCGGGGCCAGCAGAATCACCCTGCTGCCCTCTGCGAGGTCCATCAGCGCATCGACTATCTCGTCTACCGACTGCTCCTCGATGGCGGCGCCGCACACGTGGCAATGCGGGTGTCCGACGCGCG
This window encodes:
- the uvrA gene encoding excinuclease ABC subunit UvrA encodes the protein MKFIRIRGAREHNLRGIDLDLPRDKLIVVSGLSGSGKSSLAFDTIFAEGQRRYVESLSSYARQFLGRLDKPDVDYIDGLSPAISIEQKTVHRNPRSTVGTVTEIYDYLRLLYARVGHPHCHVCGAAIEEQSVDEIVDALMDLAEGSRVILLAPVVSGRKGEHRRVLDDAKRAGFVRVRVNGEIRSLDDAIELDKNRKHSLELVVDRVVIRPQVHKRLAESVETALELASGRVAAIVEAPRGARAAVPAGPQGAAVPAGPHGAAVPAGSDGMTIPAGGPAGARRAAAEAGNGTAAAVEPRHGEPVLRQFSQSSACSACGAAFPELEPRLFSFNNPFGACPECSGLGVKMEFDPALVIPNPRLSFNQGAVAPYNPDAAWHRSMFESLADHFGFDLDTPFSDLPPDILEVLLHGSGEQVEVHYRNSRRTSSYRYTTRYRGILHDLRRRHRDSSSQGVKDWLEQYMRHHDCSACGGARLRPEALAVTLDADSGPRNIDQVSRMSVQDAGAFFAGVRLNDTERHIAAQILKEVRDRLSFMASVGLEYLTLDRRAASLSGGEAQRIRLATQIGSALVGVLYILDEPTIGLHQRDNERLLNTLIHLRDLGNTLIVVEHDEQTLRLADYIVDLGPGAGVHGGRVTAAGSLQDVLASRASLTAHYLAGTRTIAVPATRRPGNGKRLRVLGATEHNLKNIDVELPLGTFSVITGVSGSGKSTLLSEVLYPALANRVGRTRAVAGAHRALRGVEHVDKVINIDQSPIGRTPRSNPATYVGLFAPIRDLFAALPESKARGYKPGRFSFNVKGGRCENCQGGGQIKIEMHFLPDVYVACDVCKGRRYNRETLDIRYKGRNIHDVLEMTVEEAGEFFRVIPAVARRLNTLIAVGLTYVKLGQSALTLSGGEAQRVKLALELSKRSTGKTVYLLDEPTTGLHFDDVRQLLDVLHLLVEQGNTVVLIEHNLDVVKQADWIVDLGPEGGDRGGRIVAAGTPEQVAGTPASHTGRFLREVLGAVAD